The genomic DNA CAAACCGGCATTCACTAGAAATAACGGGAGGGCATGATTTGGGTGCGAGGATGATGGCATCACCCAAGATCAAGCAAAGTTGATGATCCTCGCTTGCATTACCTGCACATCCACTACTTTGGCCGAAGGAGTTGGTGTGGAAGCGCGTGCGTTCAGCATCGAACACAAGAACCGCTTCGGCCCGTCTTCGGCAAAAGTTCCAGAATATCAGTGGGCAAGGTTCATTCAATAAGAATATACAGACTAAAGTCTTAATCATCGCTCACACCCGCTTGGTGTGGTCTGCACGCTCAGTGCGTTTGATACATAAAGCCGGATATTTTCGAGACAAAGACAGATATGAAAACATGAACTGGGCTGGGGTGTGTTGACAGGTCCCAGACTCGCGCGTAATGCAGCCTTTCAATTGGTGTTGGTGGTTCCCGCAAGGGAGTACCTGTCGGGGGTTCGCCCCAAAGGACAACGCCCTTCACGTTCCAAAGTTTGCGCATTTTGCGACGGCGATGGGGCAAACGCGTTTCTCAACCCGAACCTTTGGTGAGGATAAGTTGAGGAAGCACTTAAATTGATGAAGGAGATCAGCCGTGACCAAACGCACGTCTGCCAAGTATAAAATTGACCGCCGGATGGGTGAAAACATCTGGGGTCGTCCGAAATCCCCAGTCAACCGTCGTGAATACGGCCCTGGCCAGCACGGTCAGCGTCGTAAGGGCAAATTGTCCGACTTCGGTATGCAGTTGCGCGCCAAGCAGAAGCTTAAGGGCTACTACGGCGACCTGACAGAAAAGCAATTTCGCAAAATCTTTACTGAAGCCGAGCGAGTCAAAGGCGATACTGGTGAGAACCTGATTGGTTTGCTTGAGCGTCGTCTGGACGCTGTTGTGTACCGCGCCAAGTTCGTGCCGACTGTTTTCGCGGCGCGTCAGTTCGTGAATCACGGCCACGTCACAGTGAACGGCAAGAAGGTTAACATCCCGTCTTATCGCGTCAAAGAAGGCGATATCGTCGAAGTCCGCGACAGTTCCAAACAGAACGTGGCTGTCCTTGATGCTATCGGTTTGGCGGAACGCGATGTTCCTGATTACATGGACGTCGATCACTCCAAGATGTCCGCGACGTTCGTGCGCACACCTGGACTTGGCGATGTGCCATATCCGGTGATGATGGAGCCGAATCTCGTGATCGAATATTACGCTCAGAACTAAGTCTGGGCAGGGCGCACTTGCGTCGTTAGGAATAGGCCTGCCGCATCACTGTGGCGGGCCTTTTTGTTTGTGGTATGAGGAAAAGATCATGGGGATTAAAGCACAACCCGGCGTGATGGATATCGCCCTGTATAAGGGCGGAAAATCCCATGTGGACGGCGTTGAAAATGTGTTGAAACTGTCGTCCAACGAGAACCCCTTCGGACCGTCCGTGGCCGCTAAGGAAGCGCTTGTGCGCGCGTCCCACACCCTGCATCGCTATCCTTCGACTGACCACGCTGGATTGCGCGCCGCGATTGGCGACGTATGGGGGCTCGACCCTGAACGGATCATTTGCGGTAACGGATCGGGCGAAGTGCTGATGATGATCGCGCAGGCCTTCGCAGGCAAGGGCGATGAGGTTCTGTTCACCGAGCACGGTTTTGCAATGTATCCGATCTACGCCAATGCCAACGGCGCGAAGCCAGTTGTCGTGTCTGAGCGCGAACGCGTCGTGGATGTCGATGCATTGCTGGCCGCTTGCACCAAGAAAACCAAAGTTGTCTATATCGCCAACCCTGCCAACCCCACCGGAACCATGATCGGTGAGGCGGATATGGAGCGTCTGGCAGACGGTTTGCCCGACGGTGCAATTCTTGTTCTGGATGGCGCCTATGCGGAGTACGTGGGCGGCTATGATGCGGGCAAATCACTGGTCGAAAGTCGCAACAACGTCATCATGACACGCACGTTTTCCAAGATTTACGGGCTTGGCGGGCTGCGTATTGGCTATGGCTATGCCAACCAAGAGATTATCGACATGTTGATGCGTATTCGGGGCCCGTTCAATCTGTCCGCCCCCGCATTGGCTGCGGCAGAAGCTGCGATGCGCGATGTGGCCCACACCGAAAAGTGTCGCACTGATAATGCCAAACAACGGGACTGGATGGCGGGCGCATTGGCCGAATTGGGGCTGCCGTCTGATACCTCCACTGCGAATTTTATCCTTGTGCGGTTTGCATCTGAAGATGAAGCAATGGCCTGCAACGATCATCTTATGACACAGGGCATTCTGGTGCGTTTGGTGGCTGGTTACGGTTTGCCCAATTGTCTGCGGATCACTGTCGGCGATGAAGCGTCGTGCCGCCGCGTCGTTCATGCAATTGGGCAATTCAAAGGTACCAAAAAGGACTTAGACGCATGAGCGTGATGTACAACCGCGTGGCGCTGATCGGCCTTGGCCTGATCGCGTCGTCGATGTTTTGGGCAATAAAACGTGCGGGCGTAGCGGGCGAAGTCACCGGTTATGCACGATCATCCGGCACACGCGATGTCGCACGCGAAATTGGACTGTGCGACCGCGTTTTTGACACCGCGGCCGACGCTGTTGAAGGTGCTGATCTGATCGTTTTGTGCGTGCCCATTGGTGCGATGGACGCCACCGCGGCTGAGATTTCGGGCACGCTAAAACCGGGCGCTGTGGTGACAGACGTGGGGTCTGTCAAACGCGCAGTGATAACCGCCGTTGGTCCGCACGTTCCAGACGGTGTGCACTTTATTCCCGGACATCCCCTGGCGGGCACCGAACAATCGGGGCCGCGATCCGGTTTTGCTGAATTGTTCGACAACCGCTGGTGCCTGCTGACGCCCGACGGCGCGGAAGCAAATGAAGTCAAAAAGCTGCGCACATTTTGGGAAGCACTCGGTTCAAACGTTGATGAGATGGACGCCGATCACCACGATCTGGTGCTCGCCGTGACGTCGCATACACCGCACCTTATTGCATACACAATGGTTGGCGTCGCCGATGATCTTAGTCGTGTAACGGATACCGAAGTCGTCAATTTCTCTGCCGCAGGTTTTCGTGATTTTACGCGTATTGCGGCGTCTGATCCGACGATGTGGCGTGATGTGTTCCTAAACAACAAAGATGCGACCTTAGAAATTTTGGGCCGTTTCACAGAAGAATTGTTCGTCTTGCAACGGGCGATCCGGGAGGGCGACGGCGACCACCTGCATGATTACTTCACCCGCACGCGCGCAATCCGGCGCGGCATTATCGAGGCGGGGCAGGATACAGATGTTCCAAACTTTGGCCGAAACCCAGTCCGAAAATGAGGGGTGTTGCAACGATCTTTGCCGTGCTCTTGGCAAGTGCCGTTTGTGCACAAGATACGCGCCCGATTGCACGCGATGATGCAGCGGCCGCAGACTGGTTCGTGGTGCCGCCATCGATACAGGCCATTGCGCAATCAAGGCGCCCCGAACGCTGAACGCCAACGGTGCGCGCTGCGGCCGCAGAGTAATTCTCGGCCTTGGCCCAAGGTGCGGTTTGTGGCGACATTGCATTGCAGGGTGATCGTATCGGCAAGCATCCCGGACCGGGGGCGTGCGGGGTTGAAGACGCGGTCCGCCTGCGGTCGGTGTCGGGCGTGATGCTGTCAACGCCAGCGATCATTAATTGCACCACGGCGCGCGCTGCGAACTTGGGTCGACGCTGGGCTGTTGCCTGCGGTTGGGTCCGATGGTGGCGGCGTCGCCTCCATCCGCGTAGTGGCGCATTACGCGTGCCGGACGCGAAACAATCGCGCAGGCGCGCGGATGTCCGAACATGCCCACGGGAAGGCGATTGATATTGCCAGTATCGGTCTGCGCGACGGGCAGGAAATCACCGTTTTGACCGGATGGAACAGCAACGATGATGGCCAACAATTGCGCCGTATGTGGCGCGACGCATGCGGACCGTTTGGCACCGTACTGGGGCCGGAAGCGGACGAATTGCACCGCGACCATTTTCATTTTGATACTGCGCGACATCGATCCGGCAGCTATTGCCGTTAGGTTAGCGCAGCAGCGGCGCCGGCCCCAATGCAAACCCACCAAGGGCCATTTCGCCATTCACAATCGACAATGTGACAGTCAGCGTGTCCAGAATTTGCGGCGTTTCATCGAAATTTTTCGCAATTTCGGTCAAGAGAAAAATGCGGTCGTCTTCTAACGCCCCCGATGCCAGGGCCAGATCCAACGCTTGCTGCCAGTTGCGCGCTGAAATCGTGATGGACCCGTCCAACACGCCAGCATCATCAGGCGTCACGTCGCCGATGACCGACACTGACATTTCGCCCCACGCCAGCGCGAATTCCCTGATGCTGAGGGTCGTGATCGACAATGCAACAGCATCGGCGCTGTTCAGTTCAATTGGATCGGAAAGCACCAGGTCGCTGTCTAGGCGCAAGTTTTGCATGATCGGTGGTTGCAGGCCTTGCGGGTCGATCAAGCTACGAATATTTTCTGGCAGAACAATAGACCGCGCCTCAAAGTATACATCATAAGACTGGGTCGTCTCAGGGGTCAGTCGCATTGCGGCGAATAACCGTGCCAGCGCCAGTTCCTCGCCGCCTTCGGTGCGCAGCCGCGGGTTCAGCAACTCCAATTCCGCTTGCTGGAACGCCAACGCAGCGCTTGCGCTGACTTGGCCACGGGCAACCATTTCATTGGTAAACAGCGTGTAACGCGCGCCGTCGATGATGAAAACCTGTTCTTCGGGGAAGTACGCACGAACATTGTTGGGTTGATACGAAAGCGCAAGAATCTGAAAAACAGGTGTTTCCCAACGCACCCGCGCACCCGGGTCTTCGATTACAAGGTCAGTTACTGTCGTATCAAAACGCGATGGAAAGCCGCGCGTTGCCAGTGATGCGTAGGTCACATTCATCTCACCTGCATCGACTTGCGCGATTGCATCCGTTAATCGGGACTGAATTTGTGATCTGCCAACGAACCAATATCCGCCATAAAGCGTGGTAAGAACGACGACGAGGGCTATAAGATTACGCATTTTTGGGTCTTTCACGAGGCGTTGATTGGTGTTTAGAGGAGCCTCAATGAAAGGGCCATAAGAATGACGATGTGGGTGTTCGGATACGGATCATTGCTGTGGAACCCGGGATTCGACCCTGCGGAAGCCGTGACGGCGACGCTGTCAGGCTATCACCGCAGTTTTTGCATGTTGTCGATCCATCATCGAGGGTCAGTTGAAGAACCGGGATTGGTGTTGGCACTGGACGCTGGTGACGCGGTCTGCACCGGCGTGGCTTTTCGGGTGGCCGTGGTGGACGAGGTCCGCGTGCTGGCGCAATTGCGCGAACGCGAACTGATCTCAAGTGCGTATGAAGAGGCGGATTTGCCGCTGGCGCTGCAAGATGGCCGCGCGGTTCAGGCGCTGGCCTACGTCATTAATCGTAACCACGAACAATACTGCCAGTTCGATCTGGAACGCCAAGCGCAGATGATTGCGCGATCTGTTGGCGGGCGCGGCCCGAACCCTGAATATTTATACAATACTGCCGAACATTTGGTCAAAATGGGTATCCAGGACGCGGATATGGCATGGCTGGTGGACAGAGTTCGGGTATTGACGTAAAATTGTTTGGGGTTCGTACCCTAAGTCCCTAATGTAACAGATAACAAACAACAAAGAGGTGCCCGATCCCATGGTAACAGGGGACAGAGAGGCCGAGCCGCAGTTTTCACAACCCGTGCGCCAGATCACATCGATGCTGGTGGTTTTGGCGTTGGTCTGTGTCGGCGTGTTCTTCGCGTTTCCGCGTGTGGGGCCCGTGTTTTTGGCAAACCCATATCTGAACGGATTCATATTCGTCGTCTTTGTGATCGGTGTTTTGTCGTGTTTTGGACAGGTCTGGCAGCTCATCAAATCTATCGGCTGGATTAAGGCGTTTGCAGGTGAAAAGCTCGGCTCGAACATCATTAAGGCGCCAGGATTGTTGGCGCCTTTGGCCACGCTTTTGCGATCACGCGGATCACGAATGCAACTGTCGTCAAGCTCATCCCGCTCTATCCTTGATTCTGTGTCACAACGGATCGACGAAGACCGCGAAATCACACGGTATATTGTCAACACGTTGATTTTCTTGGGCCTTTTGGGGACGTTCTATGGCCTCGCCACGACAGTTCCGGCATTGGTAGAAACGATCCAATCGCTCACTCCGGGGGAGGGCGAAAGCGGTGGAGAAGTTTTTGCGCGCCTGCAGGCCGGACTAGAAAGTCAGCTTGGTGGTATGGGGATCGCGTTTGCGTCGTCCTTGTTGGGTCTGGCAGGATCGCTGGTCGTCGGGCTGCTAGAATTGTTCGCAAGCCACGGACAGAACCGGTTTTACCGTGAACTTGAAGAATGGTTGTCCACGATCACCCGCGTCGGATTGGCGGCGGGCGATGAGGCAAGCGGCGATCAGGTTGCGATGGCGGGCGTTGTGGATCACATGGTCGAACAGATGGAACAGATGCAGGCGATGTTTGCAGCATCCGAAGCCAGCCGCGGTGAGGCCAATGAACGTGTTGGCGCGTTGACCGATGCGGTTGCGCAGATGGCGCAGCAATCGGCAACCGATCAAACGCCGGCGCAATTGTCCCGTGTCGCGGACGCGCAAGAAGCCTTGATCACTGCACTGAAAAACACTGGGATGGAAGGAATCGACGCAGAAAGCCGGATGCGGCTGCGCTCGATTGATGTGGGCCTTTTGCGCATCCTCGAAGATATGGCTGCAGGCCGCCAAGAGGTCGTTCACGACCTCCGTACAGATATCGCTAGCTTGACCAGTGCCGTGCGCCAAGGCAATCGCGGCGCGCGTAAAAACAATCAGGATGGCACCTAAGCCATGGCCCTAAGCCGCAGAACCGGCGCGCGTTTTCAAGCGTCGATCTGGCCGGGTTTCGTGGATGCGATGACGGGCCTGCTGCTGGTCCTGATGTTCGTGTTGACCATTTTTATGGTACTGCAATTTGTGTTGCAAGAAACGATCACAGGGCAGGAAAATCAACTAACTGAACTCTCTGCTGAGGTCTCGGCGTTGGCAGACGCATTGGGGCTGGAACAGGATCGATCCGCGACTTTGGGCACGCAAGTTGGTGCGTTGTCCACTGAATTGTCGGGTCTGCAGACGGCTTTGGGCGAAAGCGAAGCCGCAATTGAACAGCAAAATGCAATGATCGCGCGCCTGACGGTTGAACGCGACTCTTTGATTGGGGATGTGTCCAGTGCACAGTCTCGGATCACCGGATTTGAAGCTCAGGTTGCGGGCCTGCTGGAGCAGCGGCGTGACGCCGAAGGCGCAATCTCTGGCCTTGAGGCGCGTGAAGCCGAACTGGTGAGCGACCAAGAGGCGCTGAACCTCGCTATTGCGCAGGCCAGAACGGAAATCGATGCAGGTGCCGAGGCAGCACGCCTCGCCGCCGCGCGACGTGAAGCGCTTGAGGCGATGATTGCAAGTTTGGAAACTGATAATACATCTGTGAACACACAAATTGCTGCATTGGAAACGGCTGGGGTCGTGGCAGCAGCGCGGATGAGCGAACTGGAAGTGGCAGGCGCCGATGCAAACGCGCGGATTGTTGAACTGGAAGCCAGCAGTTCGGCAACCGACGCGCAGATTACTGGGTTAGAAGTGGCGCGCGCTGGTGCAAACGCCCAGATCGCAGAACTGCAAGCTAGCGCTGCGGCAACCGAGGTGAAGATTACTGGGTTAGAAGCGGCGCGTGCGGCTGCAAACGCCCAGATCGTTGGACTGGAAGCCAGCGGTGCGGCAACCGAGGCGCAGATTGCTGAGCTAGAAGCGGCGCGTGCGGCTGCACTCGTGCAAATCAGTGAAACCGAAGTGGCGATGTTGGTTGATGCCGCCGCCGCACAAGCGTTGCGCGAACGGCTGGCGAATGCGGACACGGAATTGACAGCGATGACCCTCGCCCTAGAAGAGCGGCGACAAGCGGCTGAGGATACGTTGACACTGTTGGCAGCGGCGCAAACTGCGCGGCACGATTTGGATCAAAACCTTGCAATTGTATTGCTGGCCCAACAGGAGGCCGAGGCCGCTGCGCAGGCGTTAGGCCTTGAACGCGGCGCGCTGGCAGACCGTTTGGCAGCCGCGCTTGGTGAGCAGGGTGAGACGGCGCAGACCCTTGAGGCGCTGCGGGGGCAACTTGCTGCGGCGCTGATCGCGCGTACGGGGATTGAACAGGAATTGTCGTCTGCAGCTGCGCAGCGTGATACGTTCAGCGATGATCTGGCGGCAGCGGTGGCTGCATTGGCAACGGCGCAGGCGCAGACTGGCGTGGCTGGGGCAGATGCGGATCGAAAGGCGGCCCTTTTGGCGCTGGCCAATAACGCGCTGACGCAGGAGCAGGCTTTGTCGTCGGACAACCAGCGTCAGGTTGCATTGCTCAATGAACAAGTGGCGGCACTGCGTGGTGAAATGGGGCGATTACAGGCGTTGCTTAATCTGGAAAACGACGCGGATGTAATGGCAAATGTGCAGATCGAAACGCTGACGCAGAATCTAAATACCGCGATGGCGCGCGCTTTGCTGGCAGAACGACGCGCACGGGTGCTGGAGGAAGCGGAGCTTGAGAGAATGGCAGCCGAAGCTGTGGAATTAGAACGCTACAGGTCTGATTTCTTGGGTCTTTTGCGTAATATCTTGGAAGACGTTGATGGCGTGCGCATCCAAGGCGACCGTTTCGTGTTCTCATCCGAGGTCCTGTTTGAGCAAGGGGCTGCGCAGTTGTCAGGCGAGGGGCAGCGCGAAATCGCAAAGGTCGCAACGATCCTGCGCGACGTGGCCGGTGACATCCCCGAAAGTATCGACTGGGTGATCCGCGTCGATGGACACACCGACAACGTGCCGTTGTCTGGCGCAGGCGAGTTTGCCAACAATTGGGAGTTGAGCCAAGCTCGGGCGTTGTCGGTCGTTCTTTATATGGTGAATTTCTTGGCGATACCGCCTGAACGCTTGGCCGCGAACGGGTTCGGGCAATACCAGCCGATTAACCCTGCAAACACCACTGAGGCCCGCGCACAGAACCGCCGGATTGAGTTGAAATTGACCGAGCGGTGATCCGATTGGGCGGCTGCGCCTCGTATGATTATTGGCGCATGCGGCTGTGTCAGCCAATCTCGACATTTGTAAGAGCGCGTTTGAAAGTTGCGCCTCCAGCAGGGATATTTTCGGCCTTATGTATCAAACGCATAGGTAATCCCCCCTAAAATTAGTGGTGTTTAAAAGTAGAATTTTCTCGGCAAGATATCTGAGGAGGTTTTTGATGAAGATAGCGCGATTTAGCGACGCACAGGTCATGGGCATTTTGAAGCAGGCAGAGGGCGGTACGCCGGTCTCTGAGCTGTGCCGAGAGCATGGGATGAGCATGTCCGAGACGATCTTCTGAAGGAGGCGCTCGGAAAAAAGCGCTAAGGCCGTCTCACCGACGATTCCCTCTCGGTGAATGTGCCATTCACCTGCCGGTCAGTGGATGGCCATGAATGCAGTCGTAATGTGGGGCACCAGTATCGCACTTGCCTGCCGTACCTTCCAAATCAGCGAGACCTGCTATCGGTACAGCCCGATCTTGAGTGATGAGAACGAGGAGAGAGCAGATTGGCTGGAACGCCTGGCCGTGCCTGATGCGCCAAACGATACTTGGTCTATCGCTGCCCGGCAGTTGATTGATTTGCAATCAATGAGAGGGGATTTCATGGCGGATCAGCTTGCAGACGGCAGGTCAATCAGAACGCTAAATGTCTTAGACGACTTCAATCGAGAGGGCCTGTGCATTGAAGTGGACTTCTCGCTGCCCGCCGAACGGGTCGTGCGAAGTTTAAACCAGATCATCGAGTGGCGCGGCAAACCCCAAACCATACGTGTCCCTTCTCATTGATTGCTTTGCAATCAACTGTCAGGCAACGGACAGCGGCCCAGAATACATCAGTGGGACCTTGATGACATGGGCCGAGAAACACGGCGTTCGGCTTGAACACATCCAGCCAGGCAAACCTCAGCAGAATGCCTATATCGAGCGCTACAATCGCACCGTTCGCGGCGAATGGCTGGCCAATACATCTTTGAAACGATTGAGGAGGCCCAAAAACAGGCGACAGAATGGCTCTGGACTTACAACAATGAGAGACCCAACATGGGCATCGGCGGCATAACACCCGCAATGAAACCGAAAACAGCCGCGTGAATTCTACGGCTGAGCCCCATTAAAAATGGGGGATTGCCCACCAAGCGGGTGTGAGGGATGATTAGATTTGCGATAATCGTGATATCAAGATGTTTTGTTTTCCCACGGGAGGCGATGATCTTGGTCCTCATATTCCTTCCAGCCTCGTTCGCGCATGGTGGTGTCACTACCGAAGAAACCGAATATTCTTCGGTGATTAAAGTTTCCACTTTGAAGCCCAGTCGTCGAACCGCTTGATTCTGGTTGCACCCATAACCCCGTCACGCTGGCTTTGTTGCACAAATCGTCTTGATGTCAGACTTCCTCTTAACTCTAGACGGATTTAGCTTACGGTCTCAGTACGGGGGATGCCAAGAACTGTGAAGCCGTTCAGGATCGCAGCACGGATTTGGATTTCTGCTGCCCGACGATCGAAGTCACGCGCGGCAAGGCGCTGACCGAGCAGCTTCACACAGTGCATCCATTGCCCGGCAGGGTATTGCGCAGCAATATCCCGAGAGGGTTTGTTTCGACGCGGCTCCAGCGGTGGTGACCAGTTAGGTTGCGCCAGAGAGCACGCCCCAAATACTTTGAGGATCGCACCGCTTCGTTTCGGGCTCGTGCTCCAGGCGTGACCGTTGCCCGACAGTGCATGCCTGCGTGCACGAAAGGGGGGCTTCCACAACTTGGCGTTCTTGCGGGGTGAGGGGCGTCTCGGAATTAATTCAGTGGATCTATCCAGCCCTGAACGGGCGAAGCCCCGGGTCGTAGGCACCGTCTGCCGTGACGCTGCCGATCTCCTGATCCGGTGCGATCTGGTCAAAACGATATGGTAGCATGGGCGGATCACCAATATTGCTGCCCGTCACGCCCCTCTCGGCAGATTGCTTTGCAATCGCCTGTCGGCAATGGATGGAACGGATCTCCAGTGTTTGTTCAACAATGCCCTGCCGGGCAAGGAATATGTATCTTGCGCCACAACCGGCGCTTGGGTCCACCATGCTTGCGCGCGTTGCACTTATTACCAGATAGGCGCATGCAAAGCATGCTGCCGAGAGGGCACCTTCGCCCTCCACTTTGATGCGCGGGCAGTCCACTGCCCGGCAATCGCCGCTTGCAGCGATGAGAGGGGGTGAGAAGGTGCAATGGACCTTTTGAGCCTTGATAGGGAACCGCGACTGACAGGATTTTCTGACGTCGACATAACGTGCTGAAGTCCGGGACCTCCCAGTCAAGGCCGAGCAACTTCAACAGGCTTTCCACAAAACCTGTAGTCTGCCTTAAGGGCATTCCAAAAACCACTTTTAACGTCAAACAAGCCTGGATTGCAGCGTCGCTATAGCTCGGCTCACGCCCCTGAGTGTCATTAGGACCTCAACGTGATCCCTTGCTTCGCCAGTGCGGTACAGCGCCAGCAGCGCATTGTTGATGGTTCCATCCTGCATACCCCATTTTGATTCACATGGGCGGAAAGATCAGCTATATTGTCGGTGCGTTTGATACATAAGGCCGTAAATATCCCCGCCGAAGGCTCCGGAATAAATCTCATATGCGTCCAGCTCAGGTCATGCGGCATCGTAGCGTAGAATCGCAGCCTCAGATGCGGACACAACGCGGCGGGCATAGGCGCCGTAGGAATTTACGTCGTCTTGGATGTTGGGCACCTGCGCAAACAGCCGTGCGCTGTCGTGCTCGTCGAGGTGGTCCAGACCTGCGCTTGCAGGATGAAAACTCTCGCTTTCGACACCATTTGCGAAAACGACCTCATGGCTTGGCAAAAGCATGTGAATATAGCGGACTTCGCGCATGGACCGATCGACATAGATGGAGGTGTCGTTCACCAAATCGCGCGCCGTTACCAGTACTTCATCCGTGTTAAACAATGCCAGCGCCCGCGCACCCCTGACCATCACGCGGTGGTCTGGGCTGACAAGCAGGCCGGCATCAGGCACATCATTATAAAGGGATCCGGCCCGTAGGCGGATCGGACAAAGATGTGGTGTCGCATATAGCCGCGTACCGGTGACGCGCCGCGACCCGATCCACAAAACTTCCTGACAGCCGTTGTCCTTTGTTTGAACTTTCGTGCCCTCGTGGATGTCTTCGACCCGCATCACGCCATCGCTTGTGCGGATCATCGTGCCAGGGGTGAAACAAATCACGCCACCCGCAGGATCATCGTTCTGGTCGCGCGCAGTCAAATCAACCGTGTGGTTCACAATCCACAGGTCCGTTGCACGCGGGGGAATTTCGCCTACGAACATGCACAACCGCGCCGACGGTGTCGCGCCGTCGATCAACGTCACGGTCCAAGTGTCGCGTCCGTCTGTCACCGTAAAAGACTGCTCAAATCCTAGGCTGTCAATTTCAACCAGATCCAGCCGCGTGGTTTTTATTTCCACGGCTTTAAGTAGCCGCCGCACCGACATCGCCGCGCGTTTGCGGATGTCCGCCTCGCCCACTGCGGTGCCCAATGGTAAAATATCTGCGGGTCCATCCACCCGTACCGCTTCGCCCGTCCAGCCCCAAGCCGTTCCCACCCGCAAGTCTTCAAGCGGAGCGGACCAGAACCCGTCGAGTTCTGTCTGCGACCAGGAAATGACGAACGTGCCACGAAAGCCTGTTTTCATACCTGTTACCTGCCTCTGTCTTGCCCAGCCTCTAAGTGCAGGGTTCTGACAAGAGTGATAAAGAGCGGATTAGCACCGATCAAGTTACTTTAAGGTCGGTCGTTAACTATTTATTTAGAAGCTGAAATTCAGTTTCAGTGATCCGAGGATCTGACCCTCGGCTTGGCCAACGTATTCCTCGCTCAAATAGGTTACGCCGTAGAAGTAGGAAATGCCGGCTCCTAGCCGCCAATGCACTCCCGCCCGCACACGGAACCGTTCGTCCTGTGCCTGCGTGCCAAAACTTGCCGGAAAATAAGCGCTATCACCGACGACAGCGTAGTCAGCGCCGATGGCAAAACCAGTGCCCGGCTCATCGCTCTCAACCCCTGCATATAGTTGTCCGGTAGGGCCATCACGCAACCAAAGGTCATTTTGCATAATTTCACCGATGACAATATCCGCCCCGACGCGAACGAAATCCTCTACGCCGTACTGGACTTCAACAAAGGGGCGCAGCGATGTGTTTTCGCCCAAGCGAACAGCGTAGGAAACCTCAGCCAACGCCGTCGGGTAAACAGTGTTGCCAACTTGATTGGCAAGCACCCCGTTTGAGATGGTCGGAGCACTAACAATATTGTGAAACCAATCCTGCACATCCGCGAGTCGCGTCTGTGGCCCAACGGCCACAAGATCAACACCCATCGAGATATCTGCACCACCGCGAGACAAGTGCGTGTGCAGACCCGCCGACACCGCGCCAACATAGGCACGGTCGTTGGAACCGCTGCCGCTCAGCATTGATGGTGCAATGATTTCGGAACGAATGCGGTATTCTAGCACCGCGCCTAGGGCCGTTGGCGCGCGCCCCTGCCATTCGGGGCCACGCACGATGGAATAGGCGTATGAACCGGACCGCCAGCGGTCTTGGTTATCGCCGAAGTAGTCGTTGGTTAAAATGCGCCCATAA from Octadecabacter antarcticus 307 includes the following:
- a CDS encoding Hint domain-containing protein, which encodes MKTGFRGTFVISWSQTELDGFWSAPLEDLRVGTAWGWTGEAVRVDGPADILPLGTAVGEADIRKRAAMSVRRLLKAVEIKTTRLDLVEIDSLGFEQSFTVTDGRDTWTVTLIDGATPSARLCMFVGEIPPRATDLWIVNHTVDLTARDQNDDPAGGVICFTPGTMIRTSDGVMRVEDIHEGTKVQTKDNGCQEVLWIGSRRVTGTRLYATPHLCPIRLRAGSLYNDVPDAGLLVSPDHRVMVRGARALALFNTDEVLVTARDLVNDTSIYVDRSMREVRYIHMLLPSHEVVFANGVESESFHPASAGLDHLDEHDSARLFAQVPNIQDDVNSYGAYARRVVSASEAAILRYDAA
- a CDS encoding peptidoglycan -binding protein, giving the protein MALSRRTGARFQASIWPGFVDAMTGLLLVLMFVLTIFMVLQFVLQETITGQENQLTELSAEVSALADALGLEQDRSATLGTQVGALSTELSGLQTALGESEAAIEQQNAMIARLTVERDSLIGDVSSAQSRITGFEAQVAGLLEQRRDAEGAISGLEAREAELVSDQEALNLAIAQARTEIDAGAEAARLAAARREALEAMIASLETDNTSVNTQIAALETAGVVAAARMSELEVAGADANARIVELEASSSATDAQITGLEVARAGANAQIAELQASAAATEVKITGLEAARAAANAQIVGLEASGAATEAQIAELEAARAAALVQISETEVAMLVDAAAAQALRERLANADTELTAMTLALEERRQAAEDTLTLLAAAQTARHDLDQNLAIVLLAQQEAEAAAQALGLERGALADRLAAALGEQGETAQTLEALRGQLAAALIARTGIEQELSSAAAQRDTFSDDLAAAVAALATAQAQTGVAGADADRKAALLALANNALTQEQALSSDNQRQVALLNEQVAALRGEMGRLQALLNLENDADVMANVQIETLTQNLNTAMARALLAERRARVLEEAELERMAAEAVELERYRSDFLGLLRNILEDVDGVRIQGDRFVFSSEVLFEQGAAQLSGEGQREIAKVATILRDVAGDIPESIDWVIRVDGHTDNVPLSGAGEFANNWELSQARALSVVLYMVNFLAIPPERLAANGFGQYQPINPANTTEARAQNRRIELKLTER
- a CDS encoding lipid A-modifier LpxR family protein, which gives rise to MRLIATICAGLMAASPMVAQDRETLGYGRILTNDYFGDNQDRWRSGSYAYSIVRGPEWQGRAPTALGAVLEYRIRSEIIAPSMLSGSGSNDRAYVGAVSAGLHTHLSRGGADISMGVDLVAVGPQTRLADVQDWFHNIVSAPTISNGVLANQVGNTVYPTALAEVSYAVRLGENTSLRPFVEVQYGVEDFVRVGADIVIGEIMQNDLWLRDGPTGQLYAGVESDEPGTGFAIGADYAVVGDSAYFPASFGTQAQDERFRVRAGVHWRLGAGISYFYGVTYLSEEYVGQAEGQILGSLKLNFSF